One window of the Acaryochloris sp. CCMEE 5410 genome contains the following:
- a CDS encoding Rieske 2Fe-2S domain-containing protein has translation MMRSMLPGAPWLLAHKSMLPVNQPLKVTLYGEDYVLWQDGSGTVQALPNRCPHMGAMLSEGWCEPLIDDGQSGIVCPFHALQFDGAGCTVLPGSNQKTLPQLQPPELIIQGDFIWSYGGHEPKLPIPKIMNEIAQTYDFIGPAADYSVQTDLLSMLLVMHDYNHQNGTHRDLFQITEVEFHQFIDNGHQSHAFYDMPTETYSWTEKLRKPDLMLLPKTIKAHLENYFPSLVILHAQTPMGKIAQCHFFVPETENQTRTYILLFGRVKHPILKGAGGTFLKFGQVAVEQDVDILGKLYSDSPQQIKLNNEVGMDWVRRNFENFPEVVAPNLSK, from the coding sequence ATGATGCGATCTATGCTTCCGGGTGCGCCTTGGCTATTGGCGCACAAGTCGATGCTGCCCGTCAATCAACCCCTGAAGGTAACCCTGTACGGAGAAGACTATGTGCTTTGGCAAGATGGCTCAGGGACAGTGCAAGCCTTACCCAATCGCTGTCCGCATATGGGAGCGATGCTGTCGGAAGGTTGGTGTGAACCCTTGATAGACGATGGCCAATCGGGAATTGTTTGTCCCTTTCATGCGCTGCAGTTTGATGGGGCGGGCTGTACGGTTTTACCAGGATCAAACCAGAAAACATTACCTCAATTACAGCCTCCGGAGCTAATCATTCAAGGCGATTTTATCTGGTCCTATGGAGGCCATGAGCCGAAGCTTCCGATTCCCAAGATTATGAATGAAATTGCTCAAACCTATGACTTTATCGGACCTGCCGCTGACTATAGTGTGCAGACCGATTTACTGAGCATGCTGCTGGTCATGCATGACTACAATCATCAAAATGGCACTCACCGAGATTTATTTCAGATCACCGAGGTTGAATTTCATCAGTTTATCGACAATGGGCATCAATCCCATGCCTTTTACGATATGCCCACAGAAACCTATTCTTGGACGGAAAAACTGCGAAAGCCCGACTTAATGCTATTGCCCAAAACCATCAAGGCGCATTTAGAGAACTACTTTCCCAGCCTAGTGATTTTGCATGCCCAAACCCCCATGGGCAAAATTGCTCAGTGTCATTTTTTTGTGCCTGAAACGGAAAACCAGACTCGCACCTATATTTTGCTGTTTGGTCGAGTGAAGCATCCTATTTTAAAAGGGGCAGGAGGGACGTTTTTGAAATTTGGACAAGTTGCTGTTGAGCAGGATGTAGATATTTTGGGCAAGCTGTATTCGGATTCTCCCCAACAAATTAAGCTCAACAACGAAGTGGGAATGGATTGGGTGCGACGAAATTTTGAGAATTTTCCAGAAGTTGTGGCGCCAAATCTATCCAAGTGA
- a CDS encoding pentapeptide repeat-containing protein: MNYKSLALALGLAAIALPVQAELPEHIQELLNTRRCIRCDLSRANFGGMDLSVTNLQGANLIFSNLENVNLNASNLTGAKLIQARMSDANLQTTNLSVTDLSKADLRGANLVGADLRSSRMTSANLKGAKLQQAKLQGVNLGAANLKGAKLNGANLFSADLRGANLQNADLSGANLKEADLSGANVKGIKLTDADLTGATLPDGIPQ; encoded by the coding sequence ATGAACTATAAATCTTTAGCCCTGGCGTTGGGTTTGGCTGCGATCGCACTTCCAGTACAGGCAGAATTACCCGAGCATATTCAAGAATTGCTCAATACCCGTCGCTGTATCCGTTGTGATTTGTCCCGCGCCAATTTTGGCGGCATGGATCTGAGCGTCACCAACCTCCAAGGGGCAAACTTGATTTTCTCCAACTTGGAGAATGTCAACCTCAATGCCTCCAACCTGACGGGAGCCAAGCTGATTCAGGCTCGGATGTCCGATGCGAATTTGCAAACCACCAACTTAAGCGTTACGGACTTAAGTAAAGCGGATTTGCGAGGCGCTAACTTGGTGGGGGCAGATTTGCGCAGTAGTCGCATGACCTCTGCCAACCTGAAAGGGGCAAAACTGCAGCAAGCCAAGCTTCAAGGGGTTAACCTAGGGGCCGCCAATCTGAAAGGGGCGAAGCTAAATGGAGCCAATTTGTTCTCGGCTGATTTGCGCGGGGCCAACCTCCAAAATGCGGACCTATCAGGAGCCAATCTCAAGGAAGCCGATTTAAGTGGTGCAAATGTGAAGGGAATAAAACTCACGGACGCCGACCTAACGGGGGCCACCCTTCCGGATGGCATCCCCCAGTAG
- a CDS encoding GDSL-type esterase/lipase family protein, with product MDRQRAIGATLILAFISLAGCISLQSSQAQKSPSQKNKDRQSITLRNGAMTQGTTVPNYWHQQWVGKGKISVTRDTQIFKQGPAALKVASTSGPAKGQAFQLIQGSPNQSFTISGFAKSTGRVKVNVAIQSFSKKSRPLQFRQVQYLHNTQDWSSFSQEVTLPPKTHKFGIVLLLEGQGEAWLDEVKLTGTNVKNIAGKLEKSSAPNQQDSTVAKKQPNPTVPTPGHYPKFPQAWQKLHQQHLQQTQKREINVVFLGDSITRGWLKHKKLWQKHYGKLDAVNFGIGGDRTQQVLWRIDHGLFDQIQPQLVVLNIGVNNLWQDGYGSEQIAAGIEKIVAAIHTKSPTTKILLLGILPTGKQLKSPKREKIQAINSKIKQLDNGSAIRFLDMGSNFLEPDGSISKDVMPDYLHLSRQGYQIWATSMKKTLSEMLND from the coding sequence ATGGATCGACAAAGAGCAATCGGAGCCACGCTGATCCTTGCATTTATTTCCCTAGCAGGCTGCATATCGCTGCAATCTTCTCAGGCACAAAAGTCTCCCTCTCAAAAAAATAAGGACAGGCAATCCATCACACTACGGAATGGTGCCATGACCCAGGGAACGACTGTCCCAAACTATTGGCATCAGCAGTGGGTGGGCAAAGGCAAGATATCTGTTACACGGGATACTCAAATCTTTAAACAGGGGCCTGCGGCCTTAAAAGTAGCCAGTACTTCTGGCCCGGCAAAAGGACAAGCCTTTCAACTCATCCAAGGTTCACCCAATCAATCTTTCACTATCAGTGGTTTTGCCAAATCAACTGGAAGGGTCAAGGTCAATGTTGCGATTCAGTCCTTTTCTAAAAAATCGCGTCCCCTCCAATTCCGGCAAGTCCAGTATCTCCACAATACCCAAGACTGGAGTTCCTTCTCTCAGGAGGTGACCTTACCGCCCAAGACCCATAAGTTTGGCATTGTGCTCCTATTAGAGGGCCAAGGAGAAGCTTGGTTGGATGAAGTTAAGTTGACTGGCACTAATGTGAAAAATATTGCCGGGAAGCTTGAAAAATCGTCTGCTCCAAACCAGCAAGATTCCACTGTTGCTAAGAAACAGCCAAATCCTACGGTTCCGACGCCGGGTCACTACCCAAAGTTTCCCCAAGCCTGGCAAAAGCTTCACCAACAACATCTTCAACAAACACAGAAACGCGAAATCAATGTTGTCTTTCTGGGTGATTCGATTACTCGGGGATGGCTAAAACATAAAAAGCTCTGGCAGAAACACTATGGCAAACTTGATGCGGTCAATTTTGGTATTGGTGGCGATCGTACCCAACAAGTTCTCTGGCGAATAGACCATGGCTTATTTGATCAGATCCAGCCCCAGTTGGTTGTTCTCAATATTGGTGTCAATAATCTCTGGCAAGATGGTTATGGTTCAGAACAGATTGCTGCAGGAATTGAGAAGATTGTTGCTGCTATCCACACTAAAAGCCCGACAACGAAAATTCTGCTGCTTGGCATTTTACCGACAGGTAAGCAATTAAAATCTCCAAAAAGAGAAAAAATTCAGGCCATTAATAGCAAAATTAAACAGCTTGATAATGGCTCGGCTATCCGATTTTTAGATATGGGTTCAAACTTCCTGGAACCTGATGGTTCAATTTCTAAAGACGTTATGCCAGACTATTTGCATTTATCCAGGCAAGGCTATCAAATTTGGGCTACATCAATGAAAAAAACATTAAGTGAGATGTTGAATGATTGA
- a CDS encoding polysaccharide deacetylase family protein: protein MANFRFFVRYRLQIAALTTGLFVAVLLILWVQPRWALDRLTPFICPGAKFYLPTDQPLVALTIDDGPDDQENGDVNTTQNILRTLAEHDAKATFFLISSRITPQNRALISHMVSEGHELGNHLTVDEPSINLSLTDFKAALQLAEQEILTASENQTSLAWMRPGSGRCNSDMAQIAQQQGYKIALGAPWPYDTSLPSSGFAAQQILANVQPGSIIVLHDHGPDGAWGTRTVQTLNQVLPQLEQKGYRVVTLTELYRESS, encoded by the coding sequence ATGGCTAACTTTCGCTTCTTTGTTCGATACCGACTACAAATCGCAGCCCTAACCACAGGTCTATTCGTTGCCGTTCTGCTTATCCTTTGGGTACAGCCCCGCTGGGCGCTGGATCGTTTGACACCCTTTATTTGTCCAGGGGCTAAATTCTATCTGCCTACGGATCAACCGCTCGTTGCCCTCACTATTGACGACGGCCCGGATGACCAGGAAAATGGAGATGTCAATACCACCCAAAACATCTTGCGAACTTTGGCCGAGCACGACGCCAAAGCCACCTTTTTCCTGATTAGTAGTCGGATTACCCCGCAAAACCGAGCCTTAATTTCCCACATGGTTAGCGAGGGCCACGAGTTGGGAAATCATCTCACCGTGGATGAGCCCAGCATTAACCTTTCCCTGACAGACTTTAAAGCAGCTTTGCAATTGGCCGAACAGGAGATCCTCACCGCCTCAGAGAATCAAACATCTCTGGCATGGATGCGTCCAGGTAGTGGTCGATGTAATTCAGATATGGCTCAGATAGCCCAGCAACAAGGCTACAAAATTGCCCTGGGAGCACCCTGGCCCTATGACACGTCCCTGCCTTCTTCGGGGTTTGCTGCTCAGCAAATTTTGGCCAATGTCCAACCCGGCAGCATTATTGTCCTCCATGATCATGGCCCCGATGGAGCCTGGGGAACCCGAACTGTCCAAACCCTCAACCAGGTTTTGCCCCAGCTTGAACAGAAAGGATATCGAGTTGTCACCCTTACTGAGCTATACCGAGAATCCTCTTAA
- the rpaB gene encoding response regulator transcription factor RpaB yields the protein MENHKEKILVVDDEASIRRILETRLSMIGYDVVTAADGEEAIDTFHHAIPDLVVLDVMMPKLDGYGVCQELRKESDVPIIMLTALGDVADRITGLELGADDYVVKPFSPKELEARIRSVLRRVSKNGNSGIPSSGVISVHTLKIDTNKRQVYKGDERIRLTGMEFSLLELLVSRSGEAFSRSDILQEVWGYTPERHVDTRVVDVHISRLRAKLEEDPSNPELILTARGTGYLFQRIVEPGEMP from the coding sequence TTGGAAAATCATAAAGAGAAAATTCTGGTGGTCGACGATGAAGCGAGTATTCGTCGCATTCTAGAAACACGCCTCTCCATGATTGGCTACGATGTCGTCACCGCCGCAGATGGAGAAGAAGCCATCGACACATTCCATCACGCCATTCCTGACTTAGTTGTCCTTGATGTCATGATGCCAAAACTAGACGGCTATGGTGTCTGCCAAGAACTCCGCAAAGAATCCGACGTTCCCATTATTATGTTGACCGCACTAGGGGATGTCGCTGATCGAATTACCGGTTTGGAACTCGGTGCGGATGACTATGTGGTTAAACCGTTTTCACCGAAAGAATTAGAAGCTCGCATCCGCTCCGTGCTAAGGCGCGTAAGCAAAAATGGTAACTCTGGTATTCCCAGCTCCGGGGTGATCAGTGTCCATACCTTGAAGATTGATACCAATAAGCGCCAAGTCTATAAGGGAGATGAGCGCATTCGGCTCACCGGCATGGAGTTTAGCTTGCTGGAACTGTTGGTGAGTCGGTCTGGCGAAGCCTTCTCTCGTTCCGATATTTTGCAAGAAGTTTGGGGCTATACCCCAGAACGCCATGTGGATACTCGGGTGGTTGATGTTCATATTTCCCGATTGAGAGCCAAACTGGAAGAGGATCCCAGTAATCCTGAGCTGATTTTGACCGCTAGAGGCACAGGATATCTGTTTCAGCGAATTGTTGAGCCTGGGGAAATGCCTTAA
- the radA gene encoding DNA repair protein RadA translates to MAKIRTHYICQECGAASPQFFGKCPSCHTWNSLVEQVVPNTPAATDGTRLAQRHRQRQNTSPKALSSLTLTQISEQPIQRFSSGYSELDRVLGGGIVPGSLVLVGGDPGIGKSTLLLQIVNFLSARQTVLYVCAEESGQQVKLRAQRLGIGTLNLNKEITDPPPKSKDKSTNADLYLLPETDLEMVLQELDSLQPQVAIIDSIQALFFSTLTSAPGSVAQVRECTSALMRLAKRNHITLFIVGHVTKEGAIAGPKVLEHLVDTVLYFEGDRFANHRLLRSVKNRFGATHEVGVFEMIDRGLREVLNPSELFLGDREEVSPGTATIVACEGTRPIVVELQALVSPTSYSSPRRSTTGIEYNRLLQILAVLEKRLGIPLSKLDAYVASSGGLSVAEPAADLGVAIALAASFRDRLVDPTTVVIGEVGLGGQVRSVSQTELRLKEALKLGFKRAIIPKGQSFPSLDIEVIPVARVADAIVAALPGGSSAQ, encoded by the coding sequence ATGGCAAAAATACGAACTCATTACATTTGCCAAGAATGTGGTGCAGCTTCTCCTCAGTTTTTTGGTAAATGTCCCTCCTGTCACACTTGGAATTCTTTGGTCGAACAAGTGGTGCCAAATACTCCGGCAGCAACCGACGGAACCCGCTTGGCACAACGACATCGCCAACGTCAAAACACTTCACCCAAGGCCCTTTCTTCCCTGACTTTGACCCAGATCTCTGAGCAGCCAATTCAGCGGTTTAGCTCCGGTTATAGTGAACTTGATCGGGTGTTGGGGGGCGGTATTGTCCCTGGTTCCTTGGTGTTGGTGGGCGGTGATCCAGGAATTGGTAAATCGACTCTTTTGTTGCAAATTGTCAATTTTTTAAGTGCCCGACAAACGGTTCTCTATGTTTGTGCAGAAGAATCTGGCCAGCAGGTTAAATTGCGTGCCCAGCGATTGGGAATTGGAACCTTAAATTTAAATAAAGAAATCACGGATCCGCCTCCCAAATCAAAAGACAAATCAACGAATGCCGATTTATACCTGTTGCCGGAAACAGATTTAGAAATGGTGTTGCAAGAACTAGATTCCCTGCAACCCCAAGTGGCCATTATTGATAGTATTCAAGCCCTATTTTTCTCCACTTTAACGTCGGCCCCTGGTTCCGTTGCCCAGGTGAGGGAATGTACGTCCGCTCTGATGCGCTTGGCGAAACGGAACCACATTACGCTGTTTATCGTTGGCCATGTGACGAAGGAAGGTGCCATCGCCGGTCCCAAGGTTTTAGAACATTTAGTTGATACGGTGCTCTATTTTGAAGGGGATCGGTTTGCCAATCACCGATTACTCCGGTCAGTGAAAAATCGGTTTGGCGCGACTCACGAAGTCGGGGTATTTGAAATGATTGATCGAGGCTTGCGGGAAGTCTTGAATCCATCGGAGTTATTTTTGGGCGATCGCGAAGAGGTATCGCCCGGAACGGCCACCATTGTAGCTTGTGAAGGCACCCGCCCCATTGTGGTGGAACTGCAGGCCCTGGTTAGCCCCACCAGCTACAGTTCACCTCGCCGCTCAACCACGGGCATTGAATATAATCGGTTGCTGCAAATTCTGGCTGTGTTGGAGAAACGGCTTGGCATTCCCCTCTCGAAACTAGATGCCTATGTGGCCTCTTCCGGGGGATTGAGTGTGGCTGAACCTGCAGCAGATTTGGGGGTTGCGATCGCACTCGCAGCCAGCTTCCGTGATCGCCTAGTGGACCCGACCACCGTTGTGATTGGTGAAGTGGGATTGGGGGGTCAAGTTCGCTCCGTATCGCAAACCGAACTACGTCTCAAAGAAGCCCTTAAATTGGGATTTAAACGGGCCATTATCCCCAAAGGCCAATCCTTTCCCAGTTTGGATATAGAGGTGATTCCCGTCGCCCGAGTTGCCGACGCGATTGTGGCAGCCCTTCCAGGTGGCTCATCAGCACAGTAG
- a CDS encoding TetR/AcrR family transcriptional regulator yields MTDNSYSSSHLRRQPKQQRGKDRVDKILNAAAEVFDQVGYEAATTHQIAAQAGTAVGSLYQFFPNKAAIFNAMELRHIERVKTFWSKLNTPEVVQLPLQQMMHQLITAAVELFEHPVSRIIFIQFYTSQDMFQSIDESMTQEAINFLANILRERNPSLPADQCHLLAEVSVHSSNAVILSALRTSDVAHRQRLTEQIESLLTSYLEPHVGVPRSQNVMKVMTCPHCQSDRLSKNGKRRNQQCYVCKDCRKQFVESVMLKNER; encoded by the coding sequence ATGACAGATAATTCATATTCGTCAAGTCATCTTCGTCGACAGCCTAAACAACAACGAGGCAAAGACCGGGTCGATAAAATTTTAAATGCGGCAGCAGAAGTCTTTGACCAAGTCGGTTATGAAGCGGCTACTACCCATCAAATTGCCGCCCAAGCCGGAACTGCTGTCGGCTCCCTCTACCAGTTTTTCCCCAATAAAGCCGCCATCTTTAACGCCATGGAGCTGCGCCACATTGAGCGGGTCAAAACTTTTTGGAGTAAACTCAATACCCCAGAGGTGGTGCAGTTACCCTTACAGCAGATGATGCATCAGCTGATCACTGCAGCCGTTGAACTGTTTGAGCATCCCGTATCGCGGATCATCTTTATTCAGTTTTATACCTCACAGGACATGTTCCAATCCATTGATGAAAGCATGACCCAAGAGGCCATCAACTTTTTAGCAAATATCCTGCGAGAGCGAAATCCATCTCTACCAGCGGACCAATGTCATCTGCTAGCTGAAGTCAGTGTCCATAGCAGTAATGCCGTCATCTTATCCGCCTTGCGAACAAGCGACGTCGCCCATCGTCAACGCCTAACGGAGCAAATCGAGAGCCTACTCACGTCATATTTAGAACCCCATGTTGGGGTTCCTCGTAGTCAAAATGTAATGAAAGTAATGACATGCCCCCATTGCCAATCGGATCGACTATCGAAAAATGGGAAACGCCGAAACCAACAATGCTATGTCTGCAAGGATTGTCGGAAACAGTTTGTGGAGTCAGTGATGTTGAAAAATGAGAGATAA
- a CDS encoding pentapeptide repeat-containing protein: MKQLNKGSLVIGTALASFSIAFLPLSAASNSAQTPNPEHLQQLQATNRCDGCDLRGANLQDQNLKGASLQGANLQGANLQGVNLDDANLESANLKSANLSKATLRRASLTTTLKQATNLQDANLTQATLVKTKLKGADLRRANLFEATLEDADFSVAVVETTQGIRRVYFSDLREANFNKSNLKNATLNQVYLANANLSEANLKGAKLKQAQLKYTNLNGAKLNNADLRKASLESVNLSEADLSSAHLGKIAMKDVNLRGANLSNADLSGAKLCQMDIPASLQALATCK; the protein is encoded by the coding sequence ATGAAACAGTTGAATAAAGGCAGTCTTGTCATAGGAACAGCCCTGGCTTCCTTCTCTATCGCATTTTTGCCCCTGAGTGCTGCCAGCAATAGCGCTCAGACTCCCAACCCGGAGCATCTCCAGCAGCTACAGGCCACCAACCGTTGTGATGGATGTGACCTTAGGGGAGCCAATTTGCAAGATCAAAATCTAAAAGGTGCCAGCTTGCAAGGGGCAAACCTGCAAGGCGCCAATTTGCAGGGCGTTAATTTGGACGATGCCAATTTAGAAAGCGCTAATTTAAAGTCTGCCAATCTCAGCAAAGCCACTCTCCGACGAGCCAGCTTAACCACAACCCTCAAGCAAGCCACCAACTTGCAAGACGCCAATCTTACCCAGGCAACCTTAGTCAAAACCAAGCTCAAAGGTGCCGATTTGCGTCGTGCCAACTTATTTGAAGCAACCCTCGAAGATGCGGACTTTAGTGTCGCGGTAGTGGAAACGACCCAAGGCATTCGTCGTGTCTATTTCAGCGATTTGAGAGAGGCTAATTTCAATAAAAGCAATCTTAAGAATGCCACCCTTAATCAAGTCTATTTAGCCAATGCCAACCTGAGCGAAGCCAACTTAAAAGGGGCAAAACTCAAGCAGGCCCAACTGAAGTACACCAACCTCAATGGGGCCAAGCTGAATAACGCAGATCTACGAAAAGCGTCTTTAGAAAGCGTCAATCTTAGTGAAGCCGACCTCAGCAGCGCTCACCTGGGCAAGATTGCCATGAAAGATGTCAACCTCCGAGGTGCCAACCTTAGCAATGCAGACTTAAGCGGGGCTAAACTCTGTCAGATGGATATCCCCGCTTCCCTTCAAGCCTTGGCAACCTGTAAGTAA
- a CDS encoding IS1 family transposase (programmed frameshift): MQCPLCGHPKTHKHGTTSKGSQRYRCPHCHQTFSETFDTLYYRRQISPQTIQTILQSHAEGISLRGLSRITGVAYNTCVSVIRSASHKAQLIHNQDVQAVSTNVINADELWSFVKKQKHCEPEELNVGNCWVALSLAKDSGLVLSSRIGKHTDELAQELIENTEGKTACHHWQTDGWEGYSRQLPDEVSHQVSKALTQRLERTNGIVRQQTGRWHRRQNKFGKVWQQSAVTLRLVLTYFNWIWCHSRFKNTAAQRAGLTEHSWEWQDLVTYPTLC; the protein is encoded by the exons ATGCAATGTCCTCTATGTGGTCATCCCAAGACCCACAAACACGGTACAACTAGTAAAGGCAGCCAACGTTACCGTTGCCCCCACTGCCACCAAACCTTCAGTGAAACCTTTGATACCCTCTATTATCGCCGTCAGATTTCTCCTCAAACGATTCAGACCATCCTTCAATCTCATGCTGAAGGCATTAGCCTGAGGGGCCTATCCCGCATCACAGGTGTGGCCTATAACACTTGTGTAAGTGTGATTCGTTCAGCGAGCCATAAAGCCCAACTGATTCACAATCAAGACGTTCAAGCTGTTTCGACTAACGTCATCAATGCAGATGAGTTGTGGTCCTTTGTC AAAAAGCAAAAGCACTGTGAACCAGAAGAATTGAACGTAGGGAACTGCTGGGTGGCATTAAGCCTAGCCAAAGACAGTGGCTTGGTGCTCAGTAGCCGTATTGGCAAACATACCGACGAACTCGCTCAAGAATTAATTGAGAATACTGAAGGCAAAACTGCCTGTCACCATTGGCAAACCGATGGCTGGGAAGGGTATTCACGACAATTACCCGATGAGGTGAGCCATCAAGTGAGTAAAGCCCTGACCCAACGGTTAGAGCGGACCAATGGAATAGTACGTCAACAGACTGGGCGATGGCATCGACGACAGAACAAATTTGGCAAAGTCTGGCAACAGAGTGCAGTGACCTTAAGACTGGTGCTGACCTATTTCAACTGGATCTGGTGCCACTCTCGATTCAAGAATACGGCTGCCCAACGAGCTGGACTGACGGAGCATTCCTGGGAATGGCAAGACTTAGTCACCTATCCCACACTTTGTTGA